Proteins from a single region of Clostridiaceae bacterium:
- the ilvN gene encoding acetolactate synthase small subunit: protein MGKHTLSVLVENNAGVLSRVSGLFSRRGFNIDSLAVGVTENPEISRMTIVVNGDNHVVEQVCKQLNKLINVIKVKELNEADSVSRELALIKVSANAATRSEIIQIVEIFRAKIVDVSKTTLTIEASGSNEKVAALEDMLKQFGIKEIVRTGTIAIDRGNKQIKATNNEEE, encoded by the coding sequence AAAGCATACCTTGTCAGTATTGGTTGAAAACAATGCTGGAGTACTTTCAAGAGTATCCGGCTTATTTAGCAGAAGAGGTTTTAACATTGACAGTCTTGCTGTTGGAGTTACAGAAAATCCGGAAATATCAAGGATGACAATAGTAGTCAATGGAGATAACCACGTTGTTGAACAGGTTTGCAAACAGCTTAATAAACTTATAAATGTCATAAAGGTAAAAGAATTAAACGAAGCAGATTCAGTAAGCAGAGAACTTGCCCTTATTAAAGTTTCTGCAAATGCTGCCACAAGGTCTGAGATTATTCAGATAGTTGAAATATTCAGGGCTAAAATTGTAGATGTATCAAAGACAACTTTGACCATTGAAGCTTCAGGAAGCAATGAGAAAGTAGCTGCACTGGAAGATATGCTTAAACAGTTTGGCATAAAAGAAATAGTTAGAACCGGTACAATAGCAATTGATAGAGGTAATAAACAAATAAAAGCAACAAATAATGAGGAGGAATGA
- the ilvC gene encoding ketol-acid reductoisomerase has translation MARLYYDRDGDLGLIKDKTIAIIGYGSQGHAHAQNLRDSGMNVVVGLTPSSRRRTQAEKDGLKVLDTAEAAKVADIIMILIPDELQAGVYKESIEPYLEEGNVLAFAHGFNIHFNQIIPPENIDVIMIAPKGPGHTVRSQYVEGKGVPSLIAVHQDASGKAKQYALAYAIAIGAGRAGILETTFKEETETDLFGEQAVLCGGVTELMKAGFETLVEAGYQPESAYFECIHEMKLIVDLINQGGFSYMRYSISDTAEYGDYMTGKRIITEETRKEMKKILKEIQNGTFASKWIAENRAGGRAEFLATRRKESQHQLEKVGAELRKMMGWLK, from the coding sequence ATGGCAAGATTGTACTATGATAGAGACGGAGATTTAGGATTAATAAAGGATAAAACTATTGCAATAATAGGCTACGGGAGCCAAGGTCATGCACATGCCCAGAACCTGAGGGATTCCGGCATGAATGTAGTGGTTGGTTTAACACCTTCTTCAAGAAGAAGAACCCAGGCTGAAAAAGATGGATTGAAAGTTCTTGATACTGCTGAAGCTGCAAAAGTTGCAGATATAATAATGATTCTTATTCCTGATGAGCTCCAGGCGGGAGTTTATAAGGAAAGCATAGAGCCTTATCTGGAAGAAGGAAATGTACTGGCCTTTGCACATGGTTTTAACATCCATTTCAATCAAATAATACCTCCTGAAAATATTGATGTAATAATGATAGCTCCTAAAGGCCCTGGCCATACAGTAAGAAGCCAGTATGTTGAAGGAAAAGGTGTTCCCTCATTAATAGCAGTGCACCAGGATGCATCCGGAAAAGCAAAGCAGTATGCTCTTGCTTATGCTATCGCAATAGGTGCAGGTAGGGCAGGGATACTTGAAACTACCTTTAAAGAAGAGACAGAAACCGACCTTTTCGGAGAACAGGCAGTACTTTGCGGAGGGGTAACCGAGTTGATGAAAGCAGGTTTTGAGACATTAGTAGAAGCAGGATACCAACCTGAAAGCGCTTATTTCGAATGCATACATGAAATGAAGCTGATTGTAGACCTGATAAATCAGGGCGGATTTTCCTATATGAGATACTCTATAAGTGATACGGCTGAGTATGGAGATTATATGACCGGAAAGAGAATTATAACAGAAGAGACAAGGAAAGAAATGAAGAAAATTCTTAAAGAAATACAAAATGGTACTTTTGCATCAAAATGGATAGCTGAGAACAGAGCAGGTGGCAGGGCGGAGTTCCTGGCTACAAGAAGGAAAGAATCCCAGCACCAGCTTGAAAAGGTAGGAGCAGAACTGAGAAAAATGATGGGATGGCTGAAGTAA
- a CDS encoding citramalate synthase — MKKIVIYDTTLRDGAQAQGVSFTVEDKLKIAKALDRLGISYIEAGNPGSNPKDLEFFERVKKMNFKNAKIIAFGSTRRVNINVKDDENVKSLLKAGTDAVAIFGKSWDFQVTEILKTTLEENLNMIYDTIKYFKDLGKEVVYDAEHFFDGYRANPEYTMKTLEYAAKAGADSICLCDTKGGSLPLEIYNITKMVVEKFPIPIGIHCHNDNGMGVAGSIIGVEAGATQVQGTINGYGERCGNANLCTIIPTLQLQMGYNCIPEENMKTLTPFARYISEIANIIHDERAPFVGNAAFAHKAGMHADAVNKNTFAYELIDPEAVGNKRIFLMSEVAGRSAVLHTLNEVDPDIKKDSPETKAVIEKLKEMEFKGYQYEGAEGSFKLLARKILGKYIPSFELKEFKVIVNMPSVGKYSSSAMIKIKVGDQEEITAAEGEGPVNALDYAVRKALGKFYPQIQNMKLTDYKVRVLDSEAATAAKVRVLIESTNGKEVWSTIGVSTDIINASWIALVDSIEYMLSAERKNGANGMNGANGMFE; from the coding sequence ATGAAAAAAATAGTTATATATGATACAACATTAAGAGACGGAGCTCAAGCTCAGGGAGTATCCTTTACCGTTGAAGATAAGCTGAAAATTGCCAAGGCATTAGATAGGTTGGGAATAAGCTATATTGAAGCCGGTAACCCAGGTTCAAATCCTAAGGACTTGGAGTTTTTTGAAAGAGTTAAAAAGATGAATTTTAAAAATGCAAAAATTATTGCTTTTGGAAGCACCAGGAGAGTAAATATAAATGTAAAAGATGATGAAAACGTAAAATCCTTGCTTAAAGCTGGTACAGATGCCGTGGCAATATTTGGAAAGTCCTGGGATTTTCAGGTTACCGAGATACTAAAGACTACTCTGGAAGAAAATTTAAACATGATATATGATACCATTAAGTACTTTAAAGATCTTGGAAAAGAAGTTGTATATGACGCTGAGCATTTCTTCGACGGATATAGGGCAAATCCTGAATATACAATGAAAACTTTGGAATATGCCGCAAAAGCCGGAGCTGACAGCATATGTCTTTGTGACACAAAAGGAGGCTCACTGCCTCTTGAGATATATAATATTACCAAGATGGTTGTTGAGAAATTTCCGATACCAATTGGCATACATTGTCACAATGATAATGGCATGGGAGTGGCTGGATCTATAATTGGTGTAGAAGCCGGAGCTACTCAAGTCCAGGGTACTATCAATGGTTATGGTGAAAGATGCGGAAATGCTAATTTATGTACAATAATTCCTACTTTGCAATTACAAATGGGATATAACTGCATACCTGAAGAAAATATGAAGACACTGACACCATTTGCCAGATATATTAGCGAAATAGCAAATATAATTCATGATGAAAGAGCACCTTTTGTAGGGAACGCAGCTTTTGCCCATAAAGCTGGTATGCATGCTGACGCTGTAAACAAAAACACTTTTGCCTATGAGTTAATAGATCCTGAAGCTGTGGGCAATAAGAGAATTTTCCTTATGTCAGAGGTAGCAGGCCGCAGTGCAGTTCTGCATACTTTAAATGAAGTTGATCCGGATATTAAAAAGGATTCACCTGAGACAAAAGCCGTGATTGAAAAACTTAAAGAAATGGAATTTAAAGGATATCAGTATGAAGGGGCTGAAGGATCATTTAAACTTCTTGCAAGAAAAATTTTGGGCAAATATATACCTTCTTTCGAATTAAAGGAGTTTAAAGTTATTGTTAACATGCCTTCTGTAGGTAAATACAGTTCCTCAGCAATGATAAAGATAAAGGTTGGAGACCAGGAGGAAATAACCGCCGCAGAGGGAGAAGGTCCGGTTAACGCACTGGATTATGCTGTGAGAAAAGCTCTGGGCAAATTCTATCCTCAGATTCAGAATATGAAATTAACGGATTACAAGGTTAGAGTATTAGATTCAGAGGCAGCCACAGCAGCAAAGGTAAGGGTATTAATTGAATCAACAAATGGCAAAGAAGTATGGAGTACCATAGGTGTATCTACAGACATTATTAATGCCAGCTGGATAGCCCTGGTAGATTCAATAGAATATATGCTGAGTGCCGAGAGAAAAAATGGCGCAAACGGTATGAATGGCGCAAACGGTATGTTTGAATAA
- a CDS encoding anaerobic sulfatase maturase gives MPPLSVLIKPSSSMCNLRCKYCFYHDVSERREIKSFGYMNYDVMEELIRKSLNFADLYCTFAFQGGEPTLSGLQFYKDFCAVADRYNRKNIDIHYSIQTNGMLIDDNWANFFKEHNFLVGLSLDGYKDINDSLRIRPDGKGTFNQIMKTVSIFKKYKVDYNILCVVTGYVARHIRKIYSFFKECDFRYLQFIPCISPLETDEEEGFFLSSKRYEYFLNTLFDDWYNDFVKGNYVSIQHIDNNILALNGQPPLLCALTGKCSCQFVIEADGGVYPCDFYVTDQWCLGNITDLTMSFKEFRESDKGQKFLSVNDNPVNECTGCKWFFICRGGCRRYREPVKGNTMSQNKFCEAYKSYYTYTFERMLQVAKIVRR, from the coding sequence ATGCCTCCTTTAAGTGTGCTTATAAAGCCTTCATCCAGTATGTGCAATTTAAGATGTAAATACTGTTTTTATCATGATGTGAGTGAAAGAAGAGAGATTAAATCTTTTGGTTATATGAATTATGATGTTATGGAAGAACTAATAAGAAAATCTCTTAACTTTGCAGATCTGTATTGTACATTTGCCTTTCAGGGAGGAGAGCCGACCCTTTCAGGTTTGCAGTTTTATAAGGATTTTTGTGCTGTTGCTGACAGATATAATAGAAAAAATATTGATATACACTATTCTATTCAGACTAATGGAATGCTGATTGACGACAACTGGGCGAATTTTTTTAAGGAACATAATTTTCTTGTGGGGCTTTCCCTTGATGGGTATAAGGATATAAATGATTCCTTGAGGATAAGGCCTGATGGAAAAGGCACTTTCAATCAGATAATGAAAACTGTATCAATTTTCAAAAAATATAAAGTGGACTATAATATCCTCTGCGTGGTTACAGGTTATGTGGCAAGACATATAAGAAAAATCTATTCTTTTTTTAAAGAATGTGATTTTAGATATCTTCAGTTTATACCATGTATTTCTCCTCTTGAAACTGATGAAGAAGAGGGGTTTTTTCTTTCCTCTAAGAGATATGAATATTTTCTGAACACTCTGTTTGACGATTGGTACAATGATTTTGTAAAAGGAAATTATGTAAGCATACAGCACATTGATAATAATATCCTAGCTTTAAACGGTCAGCCACCTTTGCTTTGCGCCCTGACAGGCAAGTGCTCCTGTCAGTTCGTTATAGAAGCCGATGGAGGGGTATACCCTTGCGACTTCTATGTAACAGACCAGTGGTGTCTGGGCAATATCACTGATTTGACAATGAGTTTTAAAGAATTCAGAGAAAGTGATAAGGGACAGAAGTTTTTATCTGTCAACGATAACCCTGTCAATGAGTGTACCGGCTGCAAGTGGTTTTTTATATGCAGGGGAGGATGCAGAAGATACCGGGAACCTGTTAAAGGAAATACCATGTCTCAAAATAAATTCTGTGAAGCATATAAAAGTTACTATACTTATACTTTTGAAAGAATGCTGCAGGTCGCGAAAATAGTAAGAAGATAA
- a CDS encoding chromate transporter — MDQKIGIKDLFKIFITFFRIGAFTFGGGYAMLPIMQREVIDRKNWIKEEELIDIYAVSQSLPGVIAINSSTFIGYKLAKKKGAVAATLGMIMPSFIIITIIAMLFKRLEDIPIVQAIFRGIRPTVVALISTAAIKIAKSAIKDKVALLIAVAAFITSIVFDIHVIFIIIAGAILGIVLCNLFPGLLNSNAKKGVKNK, encoded by the coding sequence ATGGATCAAAAGATTGGTATTAAAGATTTGTTTAAAATATTTATAACTTTCTTTAGAATTGGTGCTTTTACTTTCGGTGGAGGATATGCTATGCTTCCTATTATGCAAAGAGAAGTAATCGATAGAAAAAACTGGATAAAGGAAGAGGAACTAATTGATATTTATGCAGTTTCACAATCTCTGCCTGGTGTTATTGCAATTAATTCTTCTACCTTTATTGGTTATAAATTAGCCAAGAAAAAAGGTGCAGTTGCAGCAACTTTAGGGATGATAATGCCCTCATTTATTATTATTACTATTATTGCTATGCTTTTTAAAAGGCTTGAGGATATACCTATTGTTCAGGCTATATTTAGAGGAATCAGACCTACAGTGGTTGCTTTAATTTCTACAGCAGCCATAAAAATTGCGAAATCAGCCATAAAAGACAAGGTAGCTTTACTTATAGCAGTTGCAGCTTTTATAACCTCCATTGTATTTGATATTCATGTAATATTCATAATAATAGCAGGAGCAATTCTTGGGATAGTACTGTGCAATTTATTCCCCGGTTTGCTTAACTCCAATGCTAAGAAAGGAGTTAAGAATAAATGA
- a CDS encoding chromate transporter: MIFIKLIYVFFKIGLFSFGGGYAMLPLIQKEIEINGWLTSSEFADIIAIAEMTPGPVAINTATFVGYKAAGILGGALATTSVALPSLILALLVSRIFFKFQKHPLKETFFYGIRPTISALIMTAAIFVAETCIFTQKFSLELFKLLFTKPFEAIDIPSVIIFITAIIALKKFKIHPILVIIGSGILGGIVFGFVGI; the protein is encoded by the coding sequence ATGATTTTTATAAAACTCATATATGTATTTTTCAAGATAGGGTTATTCAGCTTTGGGGGAGGGTATGCCATGCTCCCCTTAATCCAGAAAGAAATTGAGATTAACGGATGGTTAACAAGTTCAGAATTTGCAGATATTATAGCTATAGCAGAAATGACACCAGGTCCTGTTGCGATTAACACTGCTACTTTTGTAGGATATAAAGCTGCAGGTATACTTGGAGGCGCACTGGCAACAACCAGTGTTGCATTGCCATCTCTCATACTGGCTTTATTGGTTTCGAGAATATTTTTTAAATTTCAGAAACATCCACTAAAAGAGACTTTCTTTTATGGGATAAGGCCGACAATTTCAGCACTTATTATGACAGCGGCTATATTTGTGGCAGAAACCTGTATTTTTACACAGAAGTTTTCATTAGAACTTTTCAAGCTTCTGTTTACAAAGCCATTTGAAGCAATAGATATACCAAGTGTAATTATTTTTATAACAGCAATTATTGCATTGAAAAAGTTTAAGATTCATCCTATACTCGTCATTATTGGCTCAGGGATACTTGGCGGTATAGTTTTTGGATTTGTGGGAATATAA
- a CDS encoding amidophosphoribosyltransferase, with protein sequence MNGVTGELHEECGVFGIYSSVPSNVAHTVYYGLYALQHRGQESCGIAVCGPDNIQIHKDIGLVNEVFTPDCMENFSKGTIAVGHVRYGTTGDSGRANAQPIFVRHRVGNMATVHNGNLVNAAELRRELELSGSIFHTTSDTEIISYIITRERIRCGSDIEAVLSAMNLLEGAYSLILMLSDKLIALRDKNGFRPLCFGKNENGDYIIASESCALNAVDAEFIRDIKPGEIVVFDKAGVHSVDINCGKAEESICIFEYIYFARPDSVIDGVSVHHSRLKAGEFLAEEYPVNADVVIGVPDSGIDAAIGYSRRSGIPYGIGFIKNKYIGRTFISPGQKTREDKVRIKLNPLSETISGKRVVLVDDSIVRGTTSARIVKLLRDAGAKEVHMRITSPPFTNPCYYGTDVDSRENLIACKYTEEEIRKIIGADSLGYLKLKYLSRFVDETGTHGYCTACFDGKYKTNIPKTSNKNVFEII encoded by the coding sequence GTGAACGGGGTGACCGGTGAACTTCATGAGGAGTGTGGTGTCTTTGGCATTTATTCCTCAGTTCCTTCCAATGTTGCCCATACCGTTTATTACGGGCTTTACGCCCTTCAGCACAGAGGCCAGGAAAGCTGTGGCATAGCAGTATGTGGTCCGGACAATATACAAATTCATAAAGACATAGGGCTTGTCAATGAAGTTTTTACACCTGACTGTATGGAAAACTTCAGTAAGGGAACCATAGCAGTAGGACATGTACGTTATGGCACCACTGGTGATTCAGGACGGGCCAACGCCCAACCCATATTTGTCCGTCACAGAGTAGGCAATATGGCCACCGTACACAATGGCAACCTGGTAAATGCGGCAGAGCTCCGCAGGGAGCTTGAGCTTTCAGGTTCCATCTTTCACACCACCAGTGATACTGAAATTATTTCTTATATTATAACCCGAGAAAGAATCCGGTGCGGTTCAGATATAGAGGCTGTACTTTCAGCAATGAATTTGCTTGAAGGTGCCTATTCCCTTATTTTAATGTTATCAGATAAATTGATTGCATTGAGAGATAAAAATGGCTTCCGCCCTCTCTGTTTTGGAAAGAATGAAAATGGCGATTATATAATAGCCTCTGAAAGCTGTGCCCTGAATGCGGTAGATGCAGAATTTATAAGAGATATTAAGCCAGGAGAAATAGTTGTATTTGACAAAGCAGGTGTCCACAGTGTAGACATAAACTGTGGAAAAGCAGAAGAATCTATATGCATTTTTGAATATATTTACTTTGCTCGTCCTGATTCGGTGATTGATGGCGTCTCCGTACACCATTCAAGACTCAAGGCAGGAGAATTTCTGGCAGAAGAATATCCTGTAAATGCCGATGTGGTTATTGGTGTGCCTGATTCAGGAATTGACGCTGCCATAGGTTATTCACGCCGCTCCGGTATTCCTTATGGAATTGGTTTTATCAAGAACAAATATATAGGAAGAACATTTATTTCACCAGGGCAGAAAACTCGCGAAGATAAGGTACGGATTAAACTGAACCCGCTCTCGGAAACAATAAGTGGAAAACGGGTTGTGCTTGTAGATGATTCAATTGTTCGTGGTACAACCAGTGCAAGAATTGTAAAGCTTTTAAGGGATGCAGGAGCGAAAGAGGTGCATATGAGAATTACATCTCCTCCTTTTACTAACCCCTGCTATTACGGAACTGATGTAGATTCCCGTGAAAACCTTATTGCATGCAAGTATACAGAAGAGGAAATTAGAAAAATTATAGGCGCAGACAGCCTTGGATATCTGAAATTAAAATATTTAAGCAGATTTGTTGATGAAACAGGTACTCACGGCTACTGTACCGCCTGTTTCGACGGAAAATACAAGACCAATATTCCAAAAACAAGTAATAAAAATGTATTTGAAATAATATAA
- a CDS encoding phosphoribosylaminoimidazolesuccinocarboxamide synthase, which yields MTKKELLYEGKAKKVYTTEDKNLYIISYKDDATAFNGLKKGSIKEKGAINNLISNHLMGLLEKEGIPTHFVKELSDRETLVKKVIIIPLEVIIRNIAAGSLTKRLGLPEGTPLKHPVLEYCYKNDALGDPMVNESHIKALGLATEEELELIAGYSFKINDFLRNYLKDIHIDLIDFKIEFGRTEDGTILLADEISPDTCRFWDSKTGKKLDKDRFRFDLGDVEEAYKEIMKRLLGGERGDR from the coding sequence ATGACAAAAAAAGAACTTTTATACGAGGGTAAAGCTAAGAAAGTGTATACAACTGAGGATAAAAACTTATACATTATTTCCTATAAGGATGATGCCACTGCCTTCAATGGTCTTAAGAAAGGTAGTATTAAAGAAAAAGGCGCAATCAATAACCTTATAAGCAATCATCTAATGGGCCTTCTTGAAAAGGAAGGCATACCCACCCATTTCGTAAAAGAACTTAGTGATAGGGAAACACTTGTAAAAAAGGTCATTATTATTCCTCTGGAAGTAATTATACGCAATATTGCCGCTGGTTCACTTACCAAACGCCTTGGGCTGCCGGAAGGTACTCCTTTGAAACACCCGGTTCTTGAATACTGCTATAAAAATGATGCCCTTGGTGACCCCATGGTCAATGAATCACATATTAAAGCCCTTGGTTTGGCAACCGAAGAGGAATTGGAGCTTATTGCCGGTTATTCCTTTAAAATCAATGATTTCCTGCGTAATTATTTGAAGGATATCCATATCGATCTTATTGATTTTAAAATTGAGTTCGGCAGAACAGAAGATGGAACCATCCTATTGGCAGACGAAATATCTCCTGATACCTGTCGTTTCTGGGATTCCAAAACCGGTAAAAAACTGGACAAAGACCGCTTCAGGTTTGATCTTGGCGATGTTGAAGAGGCATATAAGGAGATAATGAAGCGCCTTTTAGGAGGTGAACGGGGTGACCGGTGA
- a CDS encoding adenylosuccinate synthase — protein sequence MLTAIVGINWGDEGKGRMVDLLSEKYDIVVRYQGGNNAGHTVVNEKGKFILNLLPSGILRDKTINVMGPGMVIDVEHLFYEIKKLVDAGIKISPENLKISDKAVISMPYHKLLDCLEENRLGDKKFGSTRRGIAPVYADKFMKKALRMGDLFYYDALKTKLPDIIEWKNLIVHEGYKAEALKWEDMLKWLDAYGMPFKDYICDTTQFLTEAINSGKSILFEAQLGALRDIDYGIYPYTTSSSTIAAYASIGSGIPAQKLTNVIGVMKAYSSCVGEGPFTCELFGPEGDKLREAGAEYGAATGRPRRVGGFDVPASKYGVLIQGADAIALTKLDVLSYMKKIPVCVKYDIDGVITDKFPTGEALFRAKPVYEYLEGWITDISGCRSFNDLPKAARDYIMFLQDSVNCKIKYVSVGAGRDEYFEM from the coding sequence ATGTTAACAGCTATTGTTGGTATTAATTGGGGAGACGAAGGAAAAGGTCGTATGGTTGATTTACTGTCGGAAAAATATGATATTGTTGTCCGTTATCAGGGTGGAAACAATGCAGGACATACTGTTGTAAATGAAAAAGGAAAATTTATACTAAATCTTCTTCCGTCAGGTATTTTAAGAGACAAGACCATTAACGTTATGGGTCCTGGCATGGTAATTGATGTTGAACACCTTTTTTATGAAATAAAGAAATTAGTGGATGCAGGCATTAAAATATCTCCCGAAAATTTAAAAATCAGTGACAAAGCAGTAATTAGTATGCCGTACCATAAATTATTGGACTGTCTGGAAGAAAACAGGCTTGGAGATAAAAAATTTGGATCAACAAGGCGTGGAATTGCTCCTGTATACGCAGATAAGTTTATGAAAAAAGCTCTGCGCATGGGTGACCTTTTTTATTATGACGCATTAAAGACAAAACTTCCTGATATTATTGAATGGAAAAACCTTATTGTTCATGAGGGATATAAAGCTGAAGCTCTAAAATGGGAAGATATGCTTAAATGGCTGGATGCTTATGGCATGCCGTTTAAAGATTATATTTGTGATACCACCCAATTTCTGACTGAAGCAATAAATTCGGGAAAATCCATCTTATTTGAAGCACAACTGGGTGCGCTACGTGATATAGATTATGGTATTTACCCTTATACTACATCTTCTTCTACCATTGCTGCATATGCAAGTATAGGTTCCGGAATTCCTGCCCAGAAGTTAACTAACGTAATAGGTGTTATGAAAGCTTATTCCAGTTGTGTTGGAGAAGGACCTTTCACCTGTGAACTGTTCGGACCGGAAGGTGATAAACTGCGGGAAGCCGGTGCAGAATATGGAGCGGCCACAGGAAGACCCAGAAGAGTAGGAGGATTTGATGTCCCCGCTTCAAAATATGGCGTATTAATACAAGGGGCTGATGCAATAGCTCTTACAAAACTAGATGTATTGTCATATATGAAAAAAATACCTGTATGTGTCAAATATGATATAGATGGTGTAATTACAGACAAGTTTCCCACCGGAGAAGCCCTTTTCCGCGCAAAGCCAGTTTATGAATATCTGGAAGGCTGGATAACAGACATATCTGGATGCAGAAGCTTCAATGATCTGCCAAAGGCTGCAAGGGATTACATCATGTTCCTGCAGGATTCTGTCAACTGCAAAATAAAGTATGTTTCTGTAGGTGCCGGAAGGGACGAATATTTTGAAATGTGA
- a CDS encoding adenylosuccinate lyase — MKTKYENPLCSRYSSEKMQYIFSPDFKFSTWRRLWIALAESEKELGLPITDEQIAEMKAHVSDIDYDTASKYEKILRHDVMAHVHAFGEVCPKAKPIIHLGATSCYVGDNTDIIQMREGLLQIRTLLINAISAIAEFAIKYKDIPTLAYTHFQAAQPTTVGKRATLWIQDFMFDLERLDFELSHLKLLGCKGTTGTGASFLALFDGDIEKVKILEKKIAEKVGFKDCIAVSGQTYTRKVDSFILNVLSGIAQSASKFATDLRLLAHLKEFDEPFETGQVGSSAMAYKRNPMRCERIVSLARYVITNSQNPAFTAANQWLERTLDDSANRRICIPEAFLATDSILSLVINIIRGGRIYPKVMEKHIAEEMPFIASENILMHAVSCGGDRQALHEAIRRYSVEAAQRVKIYGEDNNLLENLLNDPQFSLDKETLKEILDIKKFIGCAPSQTEEFIENYVNPLLEKNKNLLGLSVEVRV; from the coding sequence ATGAAAACCAAATACGAAAATCCTTTATGTTCACGTTATTCTTCTGAAAAGATGCAATATATATTTTCACCTGACTTTAAGTTTTCAACATGGCGTAGGCTATGGATTGCCCTGGCAGAAAGTGAGAAAGAACTTGGGCTTCCAATAACAGATGAACAGATAGCTGAAATGAAAGCTCATGTATCAGATATCGACTATGATACAGCCTCTAAATATGAAAAAATCCTGCGCCATGATGTTATGGCTCACGTACATGCCTTTGGAGAAGTCTGCCCAAAGGCTAAACCAATAATTCATTTAGGGGCAACATCCTGTTATGTAGGAGATAATACAGATATTATACAAATGCGGGAAGGCTTGTTGCAAATTCGTACATTGCTTATAAATGCAATTTCAGCTATTGCAGAATTTGCTATTAAATACAAGGACATTCCTACTCTTGCCTACACACATTTTCAGGCAGCTCAGCCCACTACGGTTGGAAAAAGAGCAACCTTATGGATTCAGGATTTCATGTTTGATCTTGAAAGGTTAGATTTTGAGCTATCTCACCTTAAATTACTGGGATGTAAAGGTACCACTGGGACCGGAGCCAGTTTCCTTGCACTTTTCGATGGAGATATTGAAAAGGTTAAGATACTGGAAAAGAAAATAGCTGAAAAAGTTGGCTTTAAAGATTGTATAGCCGTTTCCGGGCAAACCTATACCAGAAAAGTAGACTCTTTTATACTTAACGTTCTTTCAGGAATTGCACAAAGCGCATCAAAATTTGCCACTGACCTCCGGCTGCTTGCACATTTAAAAGAATTTGATGAGCCTTTTGAAACCGGACAGGTAGGTTCATCAGCAATGGCCTATAAGCGTAATCCCATGAGATGTGAGCGCATTGTTTCACTGGCAAGATATGTTATTACCAATTCCCAGAATCCTGCTTTTACGGCAGCCAACCAGTGGCTGGAACGTACACTGGATGATTCTGCGAACAGGCGTATTTGCATTCCTGAGGCATTCCTTGCAACAGATTCTATCCTTTCACTTGTTATAAATATAATTCGGGGAGGACGTATATATCCTAAAGTTATGGAGAAACATATTGCAGAGGAAATGCCCTTTATTGCCAGTGAAAATATTCTTATGCATGCAGTAAGCTGTGGTGGAGACCGTCAGGCATTACATGAAGCTATCCGCAGATATTCAGTAGAGGCTGCTCAGCGTGTAAAGATTTATGGTGAGGATAATAATTTACTGGAAAATCTTCTTAATGATCCTCAGTTCTCCCTGGACAAAGAAACTCTTAAGGAGATACTGGATATCAAAAAGTTTATAGGATGCGCTCCCTCACAGACTGAAGAATTTATCGAAAACTATGTGAATCCATTACTGGAGAAAAATAAAAACCTGTTGGGATTATCCGTTGAAGTTCGCGTATAA